DNA sequence from the Thiobacillus sp. SCUT-2 genome:
CGGCGGCGGGAAAGTCGAGCCCGACATTGGCGGCAATCGCACCGCCGATGATGAGCGCGACGATCGCCAGGTGCCCCCAGTCGAGGCGCAGGTGGGCGGGCGGATTCTTGGTGACCGGATGGTAACGCTGCTGTGCCTTGGCGGCGATGATGCCGGAAAAGATCACGGCGACGGTGGAGGCGATGAAGGCGTCGGCCACGTGGATCGCCTGCACGCCTCCGATCCACATCATGGTCGTGGTGGTGTCGCCCACCACCGAGCCCGCGCCGCCCGCGTTGCTGGCCGCGACGATCGCCGCCATGTAGCCGACGCTGATCTTGTGCTTGTACACGTGTCCGGCCACCACGCCGCCGATGATGGCCGCCGCGATGTTGTCGAGGAAGGTCGAGATCGCTGCCACCATGACCAGCAACACGAAGCCGCCCTTCCAGTCGTCGGGGAGCAGACGCGGCAGCCAGTCCGGCAGCTTCGACAACTCGAAGTGCCGCGCCAGGATGGCAAAGCCGAGCAACAGGCCCAGCAGGTTCAGCACCAGCCGTTCTTCGTGCAGGAAGTGGGCGATCAGGTCCATGTCCTGCGCCACCAGCGCCTTGTAGAGCGTGATCGCGATGAGACCGGCCACGGCAACCTCGAGGTTGCGCCGGTGGAAGATCGCGACCCCGAGCAGGGTGCAGGCGAACAGGAAGAATTCGACGGGAATGTTCAGCAGCGGCATGATGGTTCAGGTACGGGCGGGGCGGGAATAATAAGCCTTCAGCAGGAAGGGCGGCGCGATCGTCGTGAGCGCGATGACGATCAGCAGTGCGGCGTAGGTTTCGGCGTCGAGGATGCCCTGGCTCAAGCCGAGCTGCGCGAAGATCAGGCCGACCTCGCCGCGCGGGATCATCGACAGGCCGATCGCCATCTGGCGGAAGCGGCTTTCGCGGATGAAGAAGCCGGCAGCCAGCTTGCCGAGGAAAGCGACCGCGATCAGCGCGCCGCCCAGCTGCCAGACGCGCGGTGATCCCCAGTCGACGGTGTTGAGGTTGAGGGAGACGCCGACCATCACGAAGAACAGCGGCGCGAAGGTATGAATCAGCGGGCGCATCTGCTCTTCGAGCCGGTGCGCCAGCTGCGGGCTGGGTGCGAACCAGCGATCGAGCGCGGGCAGGCCAAGCCGGTGCATGAGGTTGAAGCGGAAGTGCTGCGACAGCGCGATGCCCGCGGCGAAGCCGCCCATGATCAGCGGCGCGCCCACGGCATGCGCCAGCCACGAGAACAGCAGGATCAGCGCCAGTGCCATCGTGATGAGGAGGCCGGGCGTGACTGCCCGCCGGTCGTAATGGTCGATGATGCCGCCCGCCAGCTTGGCGACCAGCGGCGAGAGCAGCATGAACAGCACGATGTAGAGCGCGACCGTGCCGGTGGCGGCGAGCGAGACCTCCTGCTGCACCGCGAACTGGTAGAGGAAGGCCAGCGCGAGCACGCCGAGGATGTCGTCGAGCACCGCGGCACCGATGACGATCTGCGCCTCGTCCTCATGGCGCTTGCCGATGTCGTCGAGGACGCGCACGGTGATGCCGATGCTGGTCGCGGTGAGCGTGCCGCCGATGAACAGCGCGACGAGGTTGTCGAGGCCGAAGCCCCAGCGGCAGACCGCGTAGCCCAGCACGAAGGGCAGAACGAAGCCGACCACCGCCACCACGACGGGCTTGATGCCGGACCGCGCGAGGCGGAACAGGTCGGTGTCCATGCCGACCTCGAACAGCAGCAGGATGATGCCGATCTCCGCCAGCAGCTTCATCGTGGCATCCGGCGTGACCCAGCCCAGAAGCGACGGGCCCACCAGCAGGCCGGCCAGCAGTTCGCCGATCACCGAGGGAATGCCGTGGCGCCCCGCGAACTCGGAAAACAGCCGGGCGGCGATGAGGATGATGGCCAGGTAGAGAAAGAATTGGTGGAGTTCCATGCACGGTCCTGAGTGGTCGAAAGGGCGGTGAGCCTGCCAGGCGGTCGCGCCCGCAGCCCATCTTAACGCGCCGCGTGCCCGCCCCGCGGTGCTTGCGCAGGCGATTAGTTTTGTGCAAACATAGTATCACTTCGGTTCGGCCACATGGGATGGCCTGCGTCATGGCGGGCGGCGAAGTTGTCGCCAATTCGTATTGTGCAAATCGTTATTGAGGAAAATTGCACCCGGTGATGAAGATTTCAGGCGAGGCGATCCCGGCCGTCGCCGCCGGCGACGCTGCCGCGGTGGATACGCAGACGGTCGTCGTGTTCGGCGAGACGCTGGTCGATCAGTTTCGCGACCGCAACGTGCTGGGCGGCGCGCCGTTCAACGTGGCCTGCCATCTGCAGGCGCTCGGCGCCCATCCCGTGCTGGTCACACGGACCGGCAAGGACCCGCTCGGCGAGCAGCTGCTGCAGGCGATGAGCCTGCGCGGGCTCGACCTGCGCGGCGTGCAGACCGATCCGGTGCGCCCGACCGGCCGCGTGCGCGTGACCGAGACCGGGAGCGGCCATGCCTTCGACATCCTGTCCGAACAGGCCTACGACCATATCCATGCAAGCCTGGCGCGCCTCGTGACGCTGTCCGTGCATCCGCACCTGGTGTACTTCGGGACGCTGTCGCAGCGCGGTGCCTCGCGCCGCGCGCTGCGCGAGCTGCTCGGCGTGGCGCAGGCGCCGGTCTTCCTCGACGCCAATCTGCGCGACCCGTGGGTGGACGACGAGGTGCTGCGCCGCTCGCTGCAGCAGGCCGACGTGGTCAAGCTCAACGAGGGCGAACTGACCCGCGTCGCCGAGACGTTCTCGCTCGCGGGGCGGACGCTGGAGGCCCGCGCCGGCCGTATGCTGGAGGCATTCGGCCTTCAGCGCCTGGTGATCACGTGCGGCGCCGAGGGCGCCTGGACGCTGGATGCCGCGGGGCGCTTCCAGTCGGTGGCAGGCAAGCCGCTGGCGGAGGTGGTCGACACGGTCGGCGCCGGCGACGGCTTCGCCGCGGTGTTCATGCTGGGCATGCTCCGCCGCTGGCCCTTGACCACGATCCTGGCGCGCGCAGACGCTTTTGCCCGAGCGGTGTGCCGGATCCGCGGCGCCGTGCCCGATTCGCCGGATTTCTACCTGCCCTTCGTGCGCGGCTGGCAACTGGAGCCGGAGGTGGCGCGTGCGTGACCTTCGGATCCTGATGCTCAGCCTCCACGGGCTCATGCGCGGCCGCGACCTCGAGCTGGGACGCGACGCCGATACCGGCGGCCAGACGCTCTACGTCGTCGAGCTGGCGAAAGCACTGGGGCGCCACGCGCGCGTGGAGCAGGTCGACGTGATCACGCGCCTGGTCGACGACCCGGCGGTCTCGCCGGACTACGCGGCGGCGGTCGAACCGCTCGGCGAGCGCGCGCGCCTGCTACGCCTGCCGTGCGGGCCGCGCCGCTATCTCCGCAAGGAGAGCCTGTGGAACCACCTCGACCAGCTCGTCGACCGCATCCTCGGCCATCTGCGCCAGCAGCCGCGCCTGCCAGACGTCATCCACAGCCACTATGCCGACGCCGGCTATGTCGGCGTCCAGTTGTCGCAACTGCTCGGCATTCCCCTCGTGCACACCGGCCATTCGCTCGGCCGCTGCAAGCGCCAGCGCCTGCTCGACCATGGCCGCAAGGCCGCCGCGATCGAACGCCAGTTCAATTTCGCGCGCCGCATCGCCGCCGAGGAAGAAGTCCTCGCCCATGCCGCCCTCGTCGTCACGAGCACGGCCCAGGAAAGCAGCGAGCAATACGGGCTCTACGAGAACCACCAGCCGGCGCGCACGGTCGTCATCGCGCCGGGAACCGACACCTCCCGCTTCGCGCCGCCTGGGCGGGCGCCGATTCCACCGCACGTTCCCGCGCTCGTCGACCGCTTCTTCACGCAGCCGAAGAAGCCGCTCATCCTCGCGATCTGCCGGCCTGAGGTGCGCAAGAACCTGCGTCGCCTGATCGCCGCCTTCGGCACTTCGCCCGCGCTGCGCGAACGCGCCAACCTCGCCATCGTCGCCGGCATGCGCGACGACATCCGCGGCCTGGAAGCCGCGCAGGCGGACGTGCTGACCGACCTGCTGCTCGACATCGACCAGCACGACCTGTGGGGCAGCGTGGCGCTGCCCAAGCAGCACCAACCCGACGACATTCCCGCGCTTTACCGCCTGGCGGCGCAGCGGCGGGGCGTCTTCGTCAACGCTGCGCTGACCGAGCCGTTCGGCCTCACGCTCATCGAGGCGGCGGCCAGCGGCCTGCCGGTGGTGGCGACGCACGACGGCGGGCCGCGCGACATCCTCGCGCACTGCGACAATGGCGTGCTGGTCGATCCGCTCGATCCCGCGGACATCGCCCGCGGCCTGCTTGCACTCGTCTCCGACGGGCAGGCCTGGCAGCGCCACGCGCGGCGCGGACTCGCCGGCGTCGTGCGCCACTACACGTGGGATGCGCACGTCGACAAGTACCTGGCGGCGGTCGACCGGGTCGTGCACCGGACGCGCAAGCATGTGCGGCGCGAGCGCGCGGCACAACGCCGGGTGGCGGTGTCGATGCCCTACGTCGAGCGCATGCTGGTGAGCGACATCGACAACACCCTGATCGGGGATCGTGGCGGACTTGCCGCGCTGGTTCGTGCGCTCCGTGTACGGCCGCGCAGCTGCGGCTTCGCCGTCGCCACCGGGCGCCATCTGGCGAGTGCAGTGCAGGTGCTGCAGCAGGCGCGCGTCCCGCTGCCGGATGTCCTGATCACGGCGGTCGGCAGCGAGATCCATTACGGCCCCGAGCTGCGGCCGGACAGCGGCTGGCGCCGCCATATCCAGCACCTGTGGCGGCGCGATGCGCTGGCCGCGCTCTTCGACGACGTGCCCGGGCTCACCTTGCAGTCCGCCGACCAACAGAGCGCGTTCAAGCTCAGCTTCCACGTCGACCGCGAAGCCGCGCCGAGCCTGAGCGAACTCAAGGCACGGCTGCGCGGCGCCAAACTGCGCGCCAATCTCATCTTTTCCCACGATGCCTATCTCGACGTCCTGCCGCTGCGCGCGTCGAAGGGGCAGGCCATCCGCTATCTGGCGTACAAATGGAACCTGCCGCTGCGCGCGTTCCTGGTGGCCGGCGACTCGGGCAATGACCTCGAAATGCTGGTCGGCGACACGCTGGCCGTGGTCGTGTCCAACCACAGCGCGGAGCTCGACGCGCTGCGCGGCGTGGAGCAGGTCTATTTCGCGGGTGCGCCGTGCGCGTCGGGCATCCTCGAGGGCATGGCGCACTATGGATTCGCATGGCAACCGGACGATGCCCTGCGGCAGGAGGCGGCATGATCGACGCCCTGAAGGCCTGGACGGCCGACCACCGCGATCCGGTCGATGCCTATCTGCGGCGCTGCTTTGCCGCGGGGCGGTCCTTGCTCCTGCAGAGCGACCTGCGCCAGGCCTTCGACGCGCTGGCGGCGGAATCGCCCGCCCCGCTCGCGGGGACGCCCCTCGCCAAGGCCGTCGGCTTGTTCCAGGAGGGCGTGCTGCAGCCCCCGTGGGCCTACTTCGCGCTGCGCGAACGCGCCGGCCGCTGGGGCTACCTGCGCATGCACCAGGAGCAGCTGCTGCCCGATCGGGTGACGGTGAGCGAGTTTCTCCGTTTCAAGGAACAGCTGGTGCGGCCGGCCGACGAATTCGACCGTGCCCTGGAGATCGATTTCGAGCCGTTCGGCCGTCACGTGCCGCGGCTGCAGGAAGTGCGCTCGATCGGGCAAGGCGTGCTGCACCTGAACCGCCATCTGGCGAGCGCGATGTTCACGCGTCCCGAGACCGGACACGCGAAGCTGCTCAACTTCCTGCGCATGCACACGATCGACGGCCAGCAGCTGATGCTGGCGCCCCACATCGGCGAGGTGCCGATGCTGCGCGAGGCCCTGCGCGATGCCCTGCGGCACCTCGACACGCTCGACTCCGATACGCCGTGGACCGACTGCGCGCCGGCGCTCGGCAGCCTGGGGTTCGAGCCGGGCTGGGGCGACAGCGCGGCGCGCGTGGCCGAGACCATGGGGCTGCTGGTCGACATCCTGGAGGCGCCCGCGCCGACCGTGCTGGAGACCTTCCTCGCGCGCATCCCCATGATCTCGCGGCTGCTGATCGTGTCGCCGCATGGCTACTTCGGTCAGGACAACGTTCTGGGCCGCCCCGATACCGGCGGGCAGGTGGTCTACATCCTCGATCAGGTACGCGCGCTGGAGCAGGAGATGCGTGCGCGCATGGCGGCCCAGGGTGTCGCCGTCGAGCCGCGCATCGTGGTGGTGACGCGGCTGATTCCCGAAGCGGACGGCACCACCTGCAACCAGCCGCTGGAGAAGATCCAGGGAACCGACCATGCGTGGATCGTGCGCGTGCCCTTTCACCAGGCCAATGGCGAAATCGTCCGGCACTGGATTTCGCGCTTCGAGATCTGGCCCTACCTCGAGGATTTCGCCGCCGCCGTCGAGCGCGAGGCGCTGGCCCGCCTGGGCGGCCGTCCCGACCTCATCATCGGCAACTATTCGGACGGCAACCTGGTGGCGAGCCTGCTGTCGGCGCGCCTCGGCGTGACGCAGTGCAACATCGCGCACGCGCTGGAGCAGACGAAATATCTGCACTCGGCCCTGTACTGGGAGGCCAACGACGCCAGCTACCACTTCGCCTGCCAGTACACGGCGGACCTCATCGGCATGAACCACGCCGATTTCATCATCACCAGCACCTATCAGGAGATCGCCGGCACCGCCGACGGGGTCGGCCAGTACGAGAGCTACCGTGCGTTCACGCTGCCGGGACTGTATCGCGTCGTCCACGGCATCGACGTTTTCGATCCCAAGTTCAACATCGTCTCGCCCGGCGCCGACGCGGCGATCTATTTCCCCTACATGCAGACGGAGCGCCGCCTGCACTCCCTGATGCCGGAAATCGAGCGCCTGCTCTACGCGCGCGACCCGGGGGTCGCACATCGCGGGTGTTTCGAAGATCCGCACAAGCCGCTGATTTTTTCCATGGCGCGACTCGACCGCATCAAGAACCTGTCGGGCCTGACCGAATGGTTCGGTGCCTCCCCGCGCCTTGCCGAGGCGGCCAATCTGGTGGTGATCGGCGGCCACGTCGACGCCGCGGTGTCCGGTGACGACGAGGAAAAGGCCGAGGCGGCACGCATGCACGAGCTGATGACGCACCATCGCCTGGATGGGCGCATGCGCTGGCTGGGGGTGCGTCTCGACAAGAACCTGGCCGGCGAACTCTACCGGCACGTCGCCGACCGCCGCGGCGTTTTCGTCCAGCCTGCCCTGTTCGAGGCCTTCGGCCTCACCGTCATCGAGGCGATGGCATCCGGCCTGCCCGTTTTCGCGACGCGCTACGGCGGGCCCCTGGAAATCATCGAGCATGGCAAGTCCGGGTTTCACATCGACCCGAACGACGGCGCGGCGGCGGCCGATGCCATCCTGGCCTTCCTGCAGCGCTGCGAGGCCGACCCGGCCGTCTGGAACCGCATCTCGGAGGGCGCGCTCGCACGCGTGGCGGCGCGCTACACCTGGCAGCTCTACGCCGAGCGCATGATGACCCTGTCGCGCATCTACGGCTTCTGGAAATTCGTCAGCAACCTCGAGCGCGAGGAGGCGGGACGCTATCTCGAGCTGTTCCATCACCTGCAGTTCCGCCCGCTGGCGATGGCCGTGGGCGCGCGCTGAAGGGAGCCCGATGCGCTATCTCGACATCCTGAAGCCCTATCTCGGGGAGAGCCTCGATGCGGTGACGACGGCGCTGCACGTGCTCGTCATTCTGGCACTGACCTGGTTCGCCCTGATCGTGGCGCGCCGGGCAATCGCGCGCCTGCGGCGCCGCCTCGAGCGCGACCTCGACGATCCCGAGCGGATCAAGCGCCTCGATACGCTCGGCCGTGTCTTCCGCTACGTGGCCACGGTGGCGATCACGCTCGTCGGCGGCATGCTGGTGCTGTCGGAGATCGGCATCTCGATCGCGCCCATCCTCGCCACCGCCGGGGTGCTGGGCATCGCGGTCGGGTTCGGCGCGCAAAGCCTGGTCAAGGACTATTTCAACGGGCTGTTCCTGCTGCTGGAGGACCAGGTGCGCCAGGGCGACGTGGTGGAGGTCGCCGGCAAGGGCGGCCTGGTCGAGGAAATGACGCTGCGCTACATCCGGCTGCGCGATTACGAGGGCAGCGTGCACTACGTCCCGAACGGCACCATCACCGGCGTCACCAACCGCAGCCGCGCCTTCGCCTTTGCGGTGATCGACGTCGGCGTCGCCTACCGCGAGGATGTCGACGAGGTCTTCGCCGTGATGCGCGAGGTGGCGGCCGAGTTGCGCGCCGATCCGGAACTGGCCGCCAAGATCGTCGACGACCTCGAGATCGCCGGCATCGAGCAGCTCGGCGAGTCGGCCGTCGTGATCCGTTGCCGCTTCAAGGTGATGCCGCTGGAGCAGTGGGGCGTGCGCCGCGCCTATCTGCATCGGCTGAAGAAGGCCTTCGATGTCGCAGGGATCGAGATTCCTTTCCCGCACCTCACCGTCTATCCGGGCCAGAACAAGGACGGCAGCGCACCGCCGCTGCGGCTCCTGCAGAAGACGGCGTAGGCCGCGAACGGACGCAGGCAGCGGCCGGACCGGCGGTTCCTCAGCCCGGATGGCCGGCGATGAGCACGTCGCTCGAAGAGTGCGCCAGTACGTGCTTGGTGACGCTGCCGAGCAGAAGCTCCTCCATCACCGACTGGCCATGCTTGCCCATCGCGATCAGGTCGGCGTCCACGGTCTGCTCGTGCTCGATGATGCGCAAGGTGGCGGCGCCATGGACGAACTCGCGGCTCAGCCGGTTGCCCGGCACGTCGAGCGTGCGGACGAAGGCGTCCATCTCGGCCATCGCCGCCTCGCGCGCCTGGATGCGGTACGCGTGGATCCTGTCTTCGTCCATGCCGGCGAGGCGGAGGGTGGATTCGAGTTCCACTTCGAACACGTTCAGCAGCACGATGTCGGCGCCGGGGAACCAGGCGTGAGCGGTCCTGACCGCACGGGCGGCGTGCACCGAGAAGTCGACCGGGGCGAGGATGCGCCGGTAGGGCGCCTGCGGCCGCTGCTTCACCGCGAGCAGCGGCCGGCGGGACTTGCGCAGCACCCGCTCGGTGGTCGAGCCGAGCAGCAGCTCGCGGACAAAATGGGCGCCGCGGGCGCCCATCACCAGCAGATCGGCGTCACGCGCATCGGCCAGCTCGGCGAGGGCCGTCAGCGCCGAGCCTTGCAACAATTCCGTGTCGATGCGGCCGCCGCAGCGCAGCGCGAGATGGGCGGCCAGCTCGGCGAGATTCCGCTCCGCCTGGGCGAGCAGGTCGGCCTCCAACCCGCCGGCCTCGGCGGGCAGCAGCCGGCGCAGCGTGTCGAGCGCCGAGCCGCTCATCACGTGCGCGAGCGTCAGGCGTGATTCGGGGCGGGCGTCGGCGATCAGTGCCGCGCGTTCCAGCGCGTGCCGCGCAGGGGCGGAAAAATCGGTGGCGGCGAGCAGCGCGCGGGTCTGGATCATGGCGACTCCTTGGCGGGATCGAATCGGATGGAGGCGACGCAGCCCTTCGGCGTCGGCGAGGTGCGCGATCGTCGGGAGCGGGCGAGATCCGCAATGGGCTCATGCATCGCGCGGGGTCGGTTCGGCTCGGCTTCCATTCTAGGGCAGTCGGTGCGGGTGCCTGCGGCACGCCTTCACGGCTCGGCGTCGAGATGGGTCGGGATGCGCAGCCCGACCTGGGTGATCCGCCCCTCGACGACTGCCCGCACGACGAACTCCAGCCTGCCCAGGCGGACGCGGTCGCCCGCGACGGGCTGGCGGCGCAACTTCGTGGCCAGGAATGACTCCAGCGTCAGCCCGGCGACATCCCGCGGCAGAGGCAGGTCGTACTGCGCCGCGACCGCCTCCAGCTGCGCATCGCCGCGCAGCACGAAATCGCCGTAGAACTGGCGCTTGTCGAGGTAGGCGGGCGCTGCGGGCGTCACCAGCAGGTCGCCCAGCGCTGCGCTGTCCGCCTGCCGCGCGAGCACGTACAGCACGTCGCCCGCTGCCAGCCGGCCCGCGGATTCCGGTGCCAGGGCCTCGCCATTCCTCAAGACGGCCACCGGGCGGGCGGTGCCGGGCAGGTGGAGTGCGCATGCGTCCTGCCCGACCAGCGGGGCGTGT
Encoded proteins:
- a CDS encoding universal stress protein, giving the protein MIQTRALLAATDFSAPARHALERAALIADARPESRLTLAHVMSGSALDTLRRLLPAEAGGLEADLLAQAERNLAELAAHLALRCGGRIDTELLQGSALTALAELADARDADLLVMGARGAHFVRELLLGSTTERVLRKSRRPLLAVKQRPQAPYRRILAPVDFSVHAARAVRTAHAWFPGADIVLLNVFEVELESTLRLAGMDEDRIHAYRIQAREAAMAEMDAFVRTLDVPGNRLSREFVHGAATLRIIEHEQTVDADLIAMGKHGQSVMEELLLGSVTKHVLAHSSSDVLIAGHPG
- a CDS encoding carbohydrate kinase family protein, producing MKISGEAIPAVAAGDAAAVDTQTVVVFGETLVDQFRDRNVLGGAPFNVACHLQALGAHPVLVTRTGKDPLGEQLLQAMSLRGLDLRGVQTDPVRPTGRVRVTETGSGHAFDILSEQAYDHIHASLARLVTLSVHPHLVYFGTLSQRGASRRALRELLGVAQAPVFLDANLRDPWVDDEVLRRSLQQADVVKLNEGELTRVAETFSLAGRTLEARAGRMLEAFGLQRLVITCGAEGAWTLDAAGRFQSVAGKPLAEVVDTVGAGDGFAAVFMLGMLRRWPLTTILARADAFARAVCRIRGAVPDSPDFYLPFVRGWQLEPEVARA
- a CDS encoding sucrose synthase, whose protein sequence is MIDALKAWTADHRDPVDAYLRRCFAAGRSLLLQSDLRQAFDALAAESPAPLAGTPLAKAVGLFQEGVLQPPWAYFALRERAGRWGYLRMHQEQLLPDRVTVSEFLRFKEQLVRPADEFDRALEIDFEPFGRHVPRLQEVRSIGQGVLHLNRHLASAMFTRPETGHAKLLNFLRMHTIDGQQLMLAPHIGEVPMLREALRDALRHLDTLDSDTPWTDCAPALGSLGFEPGWGDSAARVAETMGLLVDILEAPAPTVLETFLARIPMISRLLIVSPHGYFGQDNVLGRPDTGGQVVYILDQVRALEQEMRARMAAQGVAVEPRIVVVTRLIPEADGTTCNQPLEKIQGTDHAWIVRVPFHQANGEIVRHWISRFEIWPYLEDFAAAVEREALARLGGRPDLIIGNYSDGNLVASLLSARLGVTQCNIAHALEQTKYLHSALYWEANDASYHFACQYTADLIGMNHADFIITSTYQEIAGTADGVGQYESYRAFTLPGLYRVVHGIDVFDPKFNIVSPGADAAIYFPYMQTERRLHSLMPEIERLLYARDPGVAHRGCFEDPHKPLIFSMARLDRIKNLSGLTEWFGASPRLAEAANLVVIGGHVDAAVSGDDEEKAEAARMHELMTHHRLDGRMRWLGVRLDKNLAGELYRHVADRRGVFVQPALFEAFGLTVIEAMASGLPVFATRYGGPLEIIEHGKSGFHIDPNDGAAAADAILAFLQRCEADPAVWNRISEGALARVAARYTWQLYAERMMTLSRIYGFWKFVSNLEREEAGRYLELFHHLQFRPLAMAVGAR
- a CDS encoding citrate transporter, whose amino-acid sequence is MPLLNIPVEFFLFACTLLGVAIFHRRNLEVAVAGLIAITLYKALVAQDMDLIAHFLHEERLVLNLLGLLLGFAILARHFELSKLPDWLPRLLPDDWKGGFVLLVMVAAISTFLDNIAAAIIGGVVAGHVYKHKISVGYMAAIVAASNAGGAGSVVGDTTTTMMWIGGVQAIHVADAFIASTVAVIFSGIIAAKAQQRYHPVTKNPPAHLRLDWGHLAIVALIIGGAIAANVGLDFPAAGVWAAIILGGLIRPTPWGEVSKSAKGALFLVALVLSASLMPVKELPPPSAHTAFGLGFVSAVFDNIPLTALALYQGGYDWGMLAFAVGFGGSMIWFGSSAGVAMSNLYPEAKNTLTWLREGWHVPVAYVLGFATLYLVLGWHPDVLPAR
- a CDS encoding mechanosensitive ion channel family protein; translation: MRYLDILKPYLGESLDAVTTALHVLVILALTWFALIVARRAIARLRRRLERDLDDPERIKRLDTLGRVFRYVATVAITLVGGMLVLSEIGISIAPILATAGVLGIAVGFGAQSLVKDYFNGLFLLLEDQVRQGDVVEVAGKGGLVEEMTLRYIRLRDYEGSVHYVPNGTITGVTNRSRAFAFAVIDVGVAYREDVDEVFAVMREVAAELRADPELAAKIVDDLEIAGIEQLGESAVVIRCRFKVMPLEQWGVRRAYLHRLKKAFDVAGIEIPFPHLTVYPGQNKDGSAPPLRLLQKTA
- a CDS encoding HAD-IIB family hydrolase, whose product is MRDLRILMLSLHGLMRGRDLELGRDADTGGQTLYVVELAKALGRHARVEQVDVITRLVDDPAVSPDYAAAVEPLGERARLLRLPCGPRRYLRKESLWNHLDQLVDRILGHLRQQPRLPDVIHSHYADAGYVGVQLSQLLGIPLVHTGHSLGRCKRQRLLDHGRKAAAIERQFNFARRIAAEEEVLAHAALVVTSTAQESSEQYGLYENHQPARTVVIAPGTDTSRFAPPGRAPIPPHVPALVDRFFTQPKKPLILAICRPEVRKNLRRLIAAFGTSPALRERANLAIVAGMRDDIRGLEAAQADVLTDLLLDIDQHDLWGSVALPKQHQPDDIPALYRLAAQRRGVFVNAALTEPFGLTLIEAAASGLPVVATHDGGPRDILAHCDNGVLVDPLDPADIARGLLALVSDGQAWQRHARRGLAGVVRHYTWDAHVDKYLAAVDRVVHRTRKHVRRERAAQRRVAVSMPYVERMLVSDIDNTLIGDRGGLAALVRALRVRPRSCGFAVATGRHLASAVQVLQQARVPLPDVLITAVGSEIHYGPELRPDSGWRRHIQHLWRRDALAALFDDVPGLTLQSADQQSAFKLSFHVDREAAPSLSELKARLRGAKLRANLIFSHDAYLDVLPLRASKGQAIRYLAYKWNLPLRAFLVAGDSGNDLEMLVGDTLAVVVSNHSAELDALRGVEQVYFAGAPCASGILEGMAHYGFAWQPDDALRQEAA
- a CDS encoding cation:proton antiporter, which produces MELHQFFLYLAIILIAARLFSEFAGRHGIPSVIGELLAGLLVGPSLLGWVTPDATMKLLAEIGIILLLFEVGMDTDLFRLARSGIKPVVVAVVGFVLPFVLGYAVCRWGFGLDNLVALFIGGTLTATSIGITVRVLDDIGKRHEDEAQIVIGAAVLDDILGVLALAFLYQFAVQQEVSLAATGTVALYIVLFMLLSPLVAKLAGGIIDHYDRRAVTPGLLITMALALILLFSWLAHAVGAPLIMGGFAAGIALSQHFRFNLMHRLGLPALDRWFAPSPQLAHRLEEQMRPLIHTFAPLFFVMVGVSLNLNTVDWGSPRVWQLGGALIAVAFLGKLAAGFFIRESRFRQMAIGLSMIPRGEVGLIFAQLGLSQGILDAETYAALLIVIALTTIAPPFLLKAYYSRPART